The nucleotide sequence TTTATGCTGTAATATATTTGACTAATGTATTAGCATCTCTGAGAAGTACTCACCTAGTGTTTTCTAATAGGCTAAACGTGTTCTCAAGAATCTGAGGGTCAAAGTTACCCTATCAAACAGAGAATACAAAATCAGCGGCCTAAGTGAGCAAAAATGCAAAGATCAGATGTATGGTCATTCTAATACAAAttcatctgattttttttttatcaccatGTATATTGCTTTGAGTTCATTCTAATATATCTGTCCTTATTTGATATAGGTTTACATGGAGGAGACCTAACGACAAGGGAGAATTTGAGGAGGTTGAGATCACAGTGCTCAACTATTATAAGGAACGTAACATTGATGTGCGATCTTCAGCTGAATTTCCTTGCATCAATGTTGGTAAGCCGAAGCGTCCCACTTACTTCCCCATTGAGGTAATTTTAAGTGCATTATTGTTTTCTGCTTTCccacaatttttaatataactaattatGACAATTCTTGTTGGTTTTCACGTTCGCAGTTCTGTGATCTTGTGTCCCTACAACGATACACAAAATCACTTACCAATTTTCAGAGGGCTGCGCTAGTAGAAAAGTCTAGGCAGAAGCCACCAGAAAGAATGGCTTCTCTAACCAAAGTAAGTCTTCTTTTCATTAACCTTGACACTTTGAAGCTTTTTCtgtttattatgatttatgttCTGATTTATCTTGCAGGGTCTACAAGACAGCAATTATAATGCTGACCCTGTGTTGCAAGATAGTGGTGTCAGCATTATATCTAACTTCACCCAAGTGGAGGGCCGCATTCTACCAACACCAAATGTGACTCTCCTTGCTCTCTTGCTGTATCTTTTCCTTATAGCTTCTGGTTGTTTTAATACTGATTATCTTTGTCCTTGCTTCCAAACAGCTGAAAGTGGGCAATGGAATGGACTTAAGGCCAAACAATGGGCGTTGGAACTTTAATAATAAGGTGCTTAGATTTTTTAATCTCTTGCTTTACTTGGAATAGTTTTACCTCTCTACTACTAACTGAAATCCTTAATGCAGAAACTTGTTGAGCCAACGACGGTTACTAGATGGGCTGTTGTGAACTTCTCTGCTCGTTGTGATACAAATGGGCTCATTCGTGACTTGATTAGATGTGGACAGGCGAAAGGAATTGTAAGCCTTTTAATTCTTCCCTTTTCCCCCTTATATtcacaaataaaatcatatgcacAACTCCTATTAATTCTTCCCTTTTCCCCCTTATATTCCCAGAACGTAGAGCATCCATTCAAGGATGTCATTACTGAAAATCCTCAGTTTAGGAATGCACCAGCTACTAAGAGAGTGGAGAATATGTTTGAGCAGATAAAATCCAAACTCCCAGGGCCGCCTCTGTTCCTTCTTTGCATACTCTCTGAAAGGAAAAACTCTGATGTTTATGGTACATCTCTCTTAACATTCTTCAATAGGGCCTGTTTCCCCTTGATTGCAAATGCATAACTATTCATATACGTGTCTGAAAATTTTCAGGTCcttggaagaaaaagaatcttGTTGATCTTGGAATTGTGACTCAGTGCATTGCTCCTACAAGAGTGAACGATCAGTATCTCACCAATGTTCTTCTAAAGATAAATGCCAAGGTAGTCTCTGAAAATTTTGACTTTGTTCAATTAGAATTTCAGGACAGATTTTAAAGACTTTACAGGCTTACAGCTGAACTGAATTCTATTCTATTTGTATATGTAGCTTGGTGGACTGAACTCTATGCTAGCTATGGAGCGCTCTCCAGCAATGCCAAAAGTAACCCAAGTCCCTACCATCATTGTTGGGATGGATGTATCCCATGGTTCCCCGGGAATGTCTGATATACCATCAATTGCTGCGGTAATACtgatttttgtaattgtttCTTATGATCTCTTTCAATTTGCGTTTATCGAGAGGACATTCTTACTCTCATCTAGTGTTGAGTGTTCATTTCTGATAACTTGGCATTTGTGTTTGGAAATCATAGGTTGTAAGCTCCAGACAATGGCCACTCATCTCAAAATACAAGGCATGTGTACGCACACAATCACGCAAAATGGAAATGATTGACAATCTCTTCAAACTTGTCTCTGACAAAGATGAAGGAATGTTCAGGTAAAAATCATGGAATGTTATCTTCATTGCTCTGGGCAGAGCTTTGTTATCTTAATCATTATTAGGGCCCTGTCAATGGAACAATATTCTTTCATCCTTTTTTAAGTATGCTGGACACCAGTGTAATTTAGAGATTTACCTACTGTTTACAGGGAGCTCTTGCTCGACTTTTACTTCAGTTCAGAGAAGAGGAAACCAGAGCACATCATCATTTTCAGGTAGACTTAAATCTATTTAAGGAATCATGTAAAAGTTAGAATTCAACTTTTTAACTCACTGTTTTTACTAATATACATGTAGGGATGGTGTGAGTGAGTCTCAGTTCAATCAAGTTCTTAATATTGAATTGGATCAGATGATGCAGGTACGGATTATGGTTCTGGAACTTTCCAGTTACACAAACACGGTTTATTTAGTATATCCTGCTCATATTTGGCCTGATTTTGTGGTTATATTGTTAGGCCTGtaagtttctggatgaaaatTGGAATCCAAAGTTTACAGTGATTGTTGCCCAGAAGAACCACCATACCAAGTTCTTTCAGAGCAGAGGCCCTGATAATGTTCCACCAGGTAATTCCCATTTCACCAGTGCATGATTTTATATTGGTCATTGCGTTTCAAATGACCTGAAACGTGGTGTCTGCCTGCAGGAACAATAATTGACAGCCAGATCTGCCACCCACGCAACAATGATTTCTATCTCTGTGCCCATGCTGGGATGATTGTAAGTAGCTCCTACATTAGTCTTCTGATCGAATCCAGTATGTATCAAACTTAACACTTTTCTATTGATTTCGATGTGTTAGGGAACTACAAGGCCAACTCATTACCATGTGCTCTATGATGAGATTGGATTTGCAACAGATGACCTCCAAGAACTTGTGCATTCTCTATCCTATGTGTAAGAACTAGAAGTCTTTGTCTGATTGGTATCTTTGTGGTTTTACAAAGTCTTCCAAACTTTGACAACAATCTTTTAATTGTCTGCTTTGATATTTGTAGCTACCAGAGGAGCACCACTGCCATCTCAGTCGGTAATGCTCACATCTTTTATGTATTGATTGCTGATAGTTACATTATGTGCAATATCTCAACtttaaagtttcttttgttttttttgcagttGCACCCATTTGCTATGCTCATTTGGCAGCTGCGCAAATGGGAACGGTGATGAAGTATGAAGAGATGTCTGAGACTTCAAGCAGCCATGGC is from Camelina sativa cultivar DH55 chromosome 20, Cs, whole genome shotgun sequence and encodes:
- the LOC104770500 gene encoding protein argonaute 9-like isoform X1 — encoded protein: MDSDEASGSGVKQDGGLPPPPPLVPTDFVPELVPVKKNLLLPMARRGSGTKGQKIPLLTNHFGVKFNKPTGYFFHYSVAISYEDGRPVEAKGIGRKILDKVQDTYQSDLGSKYFAYDGEKTLFTVGALPSNKLDFSVVLEDVPSSRNNSGNDTNDADRKRSRRPTQSKKFMVEISYAAKIPMQAIASALQGKETENLQDAIRVLDVILRQSAAKQGCLLVRQSFFHNDVKNFVPIGGGVSGCRGFHSSFRTTQGGLSLNIDTSTTMIVQPGPVVEFLQANQNKRDPSGVDWNKAKRVLKNLRVKVTLSNREYKISGLSEQKCKDQMFTWRRPNDKGEFEEVEITVLNYYKERNIDVRSSAEFPCINVGKPKRPTYFPIEFCDLVSLQRYTKSLTNFQRAALVEKSRQKPPERMASLTKGLQDSNYNADPVLQDSGVSIISNFTQVEGRILPTPNLKVGNGMDLRPNNGRWNFNNKKLVEPTTVTRWAVVNFSARCDTNGLIRDLIRCGQAKGINVEHPFKDVITENPQFRNAPATKRVENMFEQIKSKLPGPPLFLLCILSERKNSDVYGPWKKKNLVDLGIVTQCIAPTRVNDQYLTNVLLKINAKLGGLNSMLAMERSPAMPKVTQVPTIIVGMDVSHGSPGMSDIPSIAAVVSSRQWPLISKYKACVRTQSRKMEMIDNLFKLVSDKDEGMFRELLLDFYFSSEKRKPEHIIIFRDGVSESQFNQVLNIELDQMMQACKFLDENWNPKFTVIVAQKNHHTKFFQSRGPDNVPPGTIIDSQICHPRNNDFYLCAHAGMIGTTRPTHYHVLYDEIGFATDDLQELVHSLSYVYQRSTTAISVVAPICYAHLAAAQMGTVMKYEEMSETSSSHGGITTPGAVPVPPMPQLHGKVATSMFFC
- the LOC104770500 gene encoding protein argonaute 9-like isoform X2; the protein is MDSDEASGSGVKQDGGLPPPPPLVPTDFVPELVPVKKNLLLPMARRGSGTKGQKIPLLTNHFGVKFNKPTGYFFHYSVAISYEDGRPVEAKGIGRKILDKVQDTYQSDLGSKYFAYDGEKTLFTVGALPSNKLDFSVVLEDVPSSRNNSGNDTNDADRKRSRRPTQSKKFMVEISYAAKIPMQAIASALQGKETENLQDAIRVLDVILRQSAAKQGCLLVRQSFFHNDVKNFVPIGGGVSGCRGFHSSFRTTQGGLSLNIDTSTTMIVQPGPVVEFLQANQNKRDPSGVDWNKAKRVLKNLRVKVTLSNREYKISGLSEQKCKDQMFTWRRPNDKGEFEEVEITVLNYYKERNIDVRSSAEFPCINVGKPKRPTYFPIEFCDLVSLQRYTKSLTNFQRAALVEKSRQKPPERMASLTKGLQDSNYNADPVLQDSGVSIISNFTQVEGRILPTPNLKVGNGMDLRPNNGRWNFNNKKLVEPTTVTRWAVVNFSARCDTNGLIRDLIRCGQAKGINVEHPFKDVITENPQFRNAPATKRVENMFEQIKSKLPGPPLFLLCILSERKNSDVYGPWKKKNLVDLGIVTQCIAPTRVNDQYLTNVLLKINAKLGGLNSMLAMERSPAMPKVTQVPTIIVGMDVSHGSPGMSDIPSIAAVVSSRQWPLISKYKACVRTQSRKMEMIDNLFKLVSDKDEGMFRELLLDFYFSSEKRKPEHIIIFRDGACKFLDENWNPKFTVIVAQKNHHTKFFQSRGPDNVPPGTIIDSQICHPRNNDFYLCAHAGMIGTTRPTHYHVLYDEIGFATDDLQELVHSLSYVYQRSTTAISVVAPICYAHLAAAQMGTVMKYEEMSETSSSHGGITTPGAVPVPPMPQLHGKVATSMFFC